The Usitatibacter rugosus genome segment GCTCGCCGTTGAATCCCTGTGCGGCTCGCGGCCGCAGGAGCTCGTGGGTACGGTCGGCAAGTTCGCCGTCGCGGGCGGCGGCGCGGTGAACGTGATCCCCGGCTCGGTGGAGTTCACCGTGGACCTGCGCTCGGGGGAGGACACCGTGCGCCGGCGGGCGATGGCGGATCTCGAGAGCCACCTGCACGAGATCGCGCGGCGCCGCGGCGTGACGCTCGCGTGGGAGCCGTTCTTCGAGATGAAGGCGATGCCGTGCGATGCGGGCCTGCAATCCGCGTTGGCCTCGAGCATCGCGGCGCACGGCGTGAAGGTGCGCCACCTGCCCAGCGGGGCGGGCCACGACGCGATGGAGCTCGCGCACATCGCACCGATGGCGATGCTCTTCGTGCGCTGCGGCGCCGGCGGCATCAGCCACAACCCGCTCGAAACCATGACCGCCGAGGATGCGGAGATCGCGACCTCGGTGCTGCTGCATTTCCTGGAGAACTTCCGGCCATGACTCAACTGGACGCGCTCGTCGACGCGCGCTTCGAAGAATCCGTCGCCTTCCTGCGCGAGCTGGTGCGCATGCCCAGCGATACGCCGCCCGGCGACAACGCGGGCCACGCGGAGGGCACCGCGAAGCTGCTGGAGAAGATGGGCTTCGCGGTCGAGCGCCACGTCGTCCCGGCCGATCTCGTCGCCAAGCGCGGCATGAAGTCCGTGACCAACCTCGTGGTGCGCCATCGCTTCGGCCCCGGCCCCGTGATCGCGCTGAATGCGCATGGTGACGTCGTGCCGCCGGGCGATGGCTGGACCAAGGGCCCGTACGAAGGCGTCGTGGACAAGGGGCGCATGTACGGCCGCGGCGTCGCGGTGTCGAAGTCCGACTTCGCCACGTACACCTTCGCGCTCGATGCATTGAAGCGCGCCGGCCACACGGCGGGCACCGTCGAGCTCCACTTCACCTACGACGAGGAGATGGGTGGCGAGCTGGGTCCCGGCTGGCTGCTCGCGCACGGCATCAGCAAGCCGGATCTCGCGATCGGCGCGGGCTTCTCGTATGCGGTGGTGACGGCGCACAACGGAGCGTTGCACCTGGAGATCACCGTGCGGGGCGAGGCGGCCCACGCCGCGATGCCGGAGACGGGCGTGGATGCGCTCGAGGCGGCGGTGGATATCATCCAGGCGCTCTACGTGCTGCGCGAGGGCTTCTCCGTCGTCCAGTCGAAGGTGACGGGCATCGGCTCGCCCACGATCAACGTCGGCAAGATCGAAGGCGGCATCAACACCAATGTGGTCCCCGACAAGGTGCGCTTCTCGCTCGATCGCCGGATGATTCCCGAAGAGGATCCGGACGCGGTGGAGAAGGCCCTGCGGGAGACCATCTTCCACGCCCAGTCTTCGCATCCGAAGGTCCGCGTGGACATCCGCCGCCTGATGCTGGCCCGCGCGCTCACGCCGCGGCCGGGCCACGAGGCACTCGTGAAGGCACTGCAGGCTGAGGGTGCGCGCGTGTTCGGCGCCGAGCCGCCGGCGGTCGGCGTGCCGCTATACACCGACGCGCGCCTCTACGGAGAATCGGGCGTACCGATCGTGCTCTTCGGCGCCGGCCCGCGCACCATCCTCGAAGCCAACGCGAAGCGCGCCGACGAGAACCTGGTCCTCGAAGACCTCCGAAAAGCCACCAAAGTCATCGCCGGCGCCCTCGCCGCCCTGCTGAAATAAACTGGGGTCAAAATAAACTGGGGTCAGACTCCCATTTCCGAATGGGAGTCTGACCCCAATTAATTCGATCCTGGCTAGCTCGCCAGCCGCCGGAGGGCCTCTTCCCCGCCGGTGAGCACGCGGACGCGCTCGTAGCCGGCCTTGATCAGCTGCTCGGCCAGGAGCGCTGCGCTGGCCTCGTTGGGGCAGGTGCAGAAGGTGACGATGGTGCGGCCGCGCTGCTCCAGCGGGACGATTTCCACGATGGTGCGATCGCCGAGGACGACGGAGCGGCGGAATGCACGCGTGTCCTGCTCCCGGGCGAGCTGTGAGCGTGCGTCGACGATCAAGGCGTCGGGCTCGTCATCCAGCAACTTCGAGGCCTCCTCCGGCGAGATGCGCACCAGGCGGTGCAGGCGCTTCAGCCGCCGCCGCTGGAGAACTTTCGCCACCACATAGAGGCCGATCGCCGCCCCG includes the following:
- a CDS encoding ArgE/DapE family deacylase, which produces MTQLDALVDARFEESVAFLRELVRMPSDTPPGDNAGHAEGTAKLLEKMGFAVERHVVPADLVAKRGMKSVTNLVVRHRFGPGPVIALNAHGDVVPPGDGWTKGPYEGVVDKGRMYGRGVAVSKSDFATYTFALDALKRAGHTAGTVELHFTYDEEMGGELGPGWLLAHGISKPDLAIGAGFSYAVVTAHNGALHLEITVRGEAAHAAMPETGVDALEAAVDIIQALYVLREGFSVVQSKVTGIGSPTINVGKIEGGINTNVVPDKVRFSLDRRMIPEEDPDAVEKALRETIFHAQSSHPKVRVDIRRLMLARALTPRPGHEALVKALQAEGARVFGAEPPAVGVPLYTDARLYGESGVPIVLFGAGPRTILEANAKRADENLVLEDLRKATKVIAGALAALLK